AACGTAACTTAACTAAATCAGGTGCTGGTCTACAACAATCAATGGAGCGTTTATCTTCGGGTATGCGCATTAACAGTGCTAAAGATGATGCGGCTGGTTTGCAAATAGCTAACCGCTTAACCTCACAAATAAATGGTTTAGGTGTTGCACAGCGTAATGCTAATGACGGTATTTCAATTGCACAAACCGCAGAGGGTGCTATGCAAGCATCAACTGACATTTTACAACGTATGCGTGAATTGGCCTTGCAATCTGCCAACGGCTCGAATTCTGATGATGACCGTGCAGCAATGCAAAAAGAAGTCACGGCATTAAGTAGTGAACTTACTCGTATTTCAGAGACTACCTCATTTGGTGGTCAACAATTACTTGATGGTAGTTTTGGCTCTAAAAACTTTCAAGTTGGCTCTAACGCTAATGAAACAATTTCATTTACTTTAACGAGTACCGCTGCTGCTGATATAGGTTCAGATAACAGTGCTGTAACTGGTGCGATTAGTTTCACCGGTTTTGGTGGAGCAATAGACGCTACCGCAGGCACTGCTGGTTTAACTGGCGAGAGCCTTGATGTGGCGGTCAATGGTACTACAACGACTGTGGCGTTGACTGATGATATGTCAGCTGCCGACCTTGCAACGAGCTTAAATAGTGTATCAGGACTAAGTGGTGTTACCGCTTCCACCGAAGCGTTAATAAATATAACCGCAATGGGTGATACTGCGGATACAGTGACTTTAAGCATTGATGGTAATGATATTGGAGCCTATACATTCGACGGTGGCAGTACCGCGCAAGATGAAACCGATTTAGCCGCTATGATAAACACTGATGCGAATATGGTTACTGCGGGCATTACGGCAACGGTCAATGCTAATAATGAAATTTCAATTGTTAAGGCCGATGGTAGTGAGCTTAGCATCGAGGTCACTGATATTACATCATCAACTGCAAATGTTACTTCAATTACTATAGACGCAGCAGACTCAGCCGGTACCAATGCAGCTACGGGTACTGTAACAGCAACGGCTAATAATACTAGCGCAAGTGTGGCCGCACAATTTATTACCGGAACTGTCGATTTTAGTGCTGCGACAGTTGAAGGCGATACTGCTAGTTTAACCATTGGTACAACTACTGGTAACACAACGGTTAGTGCCGCAGCGTCGACGTTAGCAATAGGTGCTTCAACTTTTTCATCTATTGAAGAGGTTAGTCTTTTGACAGAGGATGGTTCGCAAAGCGCTATTAGCGTTATTGATGGTGCATTGGCGGCAATTGATAGCCAACGCGCTGATTTGGGTGCGGTGCAAAACCGTTTTGGCCATACCATTAGTAACTTAGCTAACATCCAAGAAAATGTATCAGCGTCACGTAGCCGTATTCAAGATACCGATTTTGCCACGGAAACAGCGCAAATGACTAAAAACCAAATATTGCAACAAGCAGGTACGTCAATTTTAGCGCAGGCTAACCAATTACCACAAGCGGCATTAAGTCTAATCGGCTAAACGCTTAGTAATTAATTAGGCCCAGCCTAAAAGGTTTTAAAGGAAGGGGCCATTTACCTCTTCCTTTTTGCGTTTAATAATATCAGAAGATAAATCGTATTTTAAAGTAGCTAAATAGTAGTTGTTTAATTGTTAAACAAGGTGAGGTTATTACCTTAAATAGCGGTTATAATAACGTAAGGAGTCTCTAATGAATGCAATAGAAAGTAGTACAGACCTTAGTTTGACTAGCTTAACTCCTGAGTTTAAGAAACCGAATGAATCAACAAAAGTAACCGATGATTCATCCGTTAACAAACTCGTTGAAAGTGTTAATGAACAACCTAAGACCTCGGTCAATGAACAAATCAATAATGATAATGAAACACCGCTATCACCTAAACAACTTGAGAAAGTGGCGCAACAATTGCAGGATTTTGTTGGCGAAATGAATCGAGGTTTGGAGTTTTCGGTAGATAAAGATTCAGGTCGAGATGTCATTAAAGTGATTGATAAAACCAGTGGTGACTTGGTTAAACAATACCCATCAGAAGAAGTGTTAACCCTAGTGGCTAAATTATCTGATTCGGTTGGTGGTTTTATTGACGCTAAGGTATAGCTGCTTACTTTTAATTTGTTGTTTATCTAATCACAGTATTAAATTGAGTTTTACTTAAATATATAGGAGGTTTTATGCCTGACTTAACGTTTACAGGGATAGGCTCAGGATTAAAGGTTAGCGAAATAGTTAATGCTATTGTTGGTGCTGAGAAAGCCCCTTTTATTTCTCGAGCTAACAAACAACAAGCAGAGATGACTACTGATATTTCTGCCATTGGTGCATTAAAATCTGCACTAGAGAGTGTTGAATCTTCTATTTCAAGTTTAGCTGATGCCGATAACTATCAATTACGTACCGCAAGTGGAGCAGATAGTTTTGTAGGACTCAGTGCTAGCAAAGATGCACAAATAGGTAATTACTCAGTAAAGGTGGATGTACTTTCACAATCGCATAAGTTGATGTCTGGTGCGATGGCTGAAGATGAACAGGTTGGCGAAGGCACATTAAATATTGCCGTTGCAGAGACTAATTTTAATATAGCCGTTTCAGCAAGTGATACGTTAAGTGATATTCGTGATGCGATAAATGACAGTGACGATAATGAGTCAGTTATTGCTACCATTGTTACGGATGATGCCGGTCAACATTTGATAATGACCAGTAAAGAAACAGGGGTAGCTAACGCAATTACAACTACCGTGACTGATCTTGATGATAATAATAACGTAGATGGTTTAGTTGGTCTTTCAAGGTTAGCTTATGATGTTTCGGATCCTGATGATAGTTTACATATCAAAAACTTAACTCAAATAGATGAAGCCGTTGACGCACAAATTACCATCGATGGAACTCTCGTGGTAACGAGCAGTACAAATGAATTTAAAAACGTTATCGATGGCGTAGATATTACCGCCAAAAAAATGCATGACGTTGATGATAATGATGATGTTAGCCGAATTAGTTTCAAAGAAAACAATGGTAATATAAAGTCAGGCTTGGAAGGCTTTGTAAAAAGTTATAATGAACTACAAGTGCTTAGTAAACAATTAGGAGCTGCTGGTGAAAGTGGCAGTGGTCCACTTGCCGGAGACTCATTGCTGCGTGGTGTTATGGGAAAACTACGTCAACAATTTAGCCAAGCATTTGATATGGGCAACGGCAATAGTATGTCGCTTTCACAACTTGGTGTAGAAAGTGATCAGTACGGTGTATTGAGTTTAGACACTGAAACATTGAACGAATATATTGATAGTGATGTCGCAGGTGTGCAACAATTTTTTGTCGGTACTGATTCTGAAAATGGTTTTGCGAGCTCGCTTGAAGAATTGACAGGTTTTTATACTGACACTGATGGTGTTATTCAAAACCGTATTGATAGTGGAACCAGCCAGTTAGACAGATTGGATGATGACTATTTAGCGTTTGAACGGAGAATGGATTCATTAGAAGCTCGTTTGTTTAAGCAGTATAACGCTATGGATTTAATTGTAGCGAATTTAAACTCCACAAGCTCATTCTTGTTAGCACAGCTTGATAATATGCCAGGTGTTGTTAGAAAAGATAACTAACAAGAATACATAAACTGCAACGAGTAAAAGAATCAATAAACCTTCAATAAAGTAATGAATAAGCTATCAAAAAAGTCTTAAATTCTAATAAGGAGTAAACACTTATAGTAAAATGGCTATTTTCTTATGAAGGTGAGCTGCTTGTTATCACTTTACTAGTAATGCCTCCAATTTCTCTTGATGATTCTCAAGACCCAACTTTTAATTTTCAACAATGTCATTTGAAAATCCCCCCTAAATCTGGCTTTAAAATTTTTTCTTTACCATTAACTTCAATTCTTGAACCAAAGTTACGCGGTATATCACTTCTTGCGCTTAGTGGGTTGGCAATTGACATCATAAAGTCCAGTGTTGCTGCTAAGTAGTTAATGACTAAAACAATCGGAACAAAGTTAAGTATAGAGGTGTTTTTTTTAACTGTGCAAACTAGGGCGTTCAATAGCGAAGTAATTAATAGCAGGGTAATCAATAGAGTATGATCAAATGCAGTGATGTTTATGTGAGTGGTAACGAATATAAATTTTGGGTCTGGCAATAGGTTCTGAACTAATAGCTTTGTTAAATTAGGTAAATAGTGCTGAGGTAAATAGTATGAGTACTAATACTTTTGGTAGGATTTAGTGACTTTTTTACTCTTTTTTATTTTAATCATTTTTTCTGTTATTGCTTGTTTAGATAATTTAGCGTTAGCTATTAATTTGCTATCAAGAGTTATCATCTCCTCTAAAACCTCTGATTCTGAGCTAATACTGTCCGCTGTATTTTGCTCAAATAACTTAGTCATCAATATTTGTCGTTTTTCTGTTAATTCAGTTAACTCTTTATTTTCGTCATCAATAGATTGAATTTTGATGTTTTTTAAATCCTGCTCTTGAGGAAGAATTTTTGAGTCGGCTTGCATAACAAGTATGCGCGACAAAAGTTGTCGCGACACATCGTTGATTTGCTCAATAGACTTTTTTGTGTTGTTACCCACTAAAAGCTTACCTGACCTTGAGTTTCAAGCGGTATTGAGTCCCAACCAGCTTTTATTGGTAAGAGAATTTGAATCACTTCCTCTAATTTAGCAGGATCATTATTGGTACTGGCAACTAATAGCTGCTCGGAACAAAACCTATAAAGAGCAGCTAAGTTTTCCGAGACTTCACCGCCTTGTTTAAAATCTAGAGAGCCTTCTAAAACACCAATAATAGCAATGGCATTAGATAACTCTGTCCCTTTTTTTTCAAAATTACTTTGTGAAATAGCACCTTTAGCTGTAGCTATGTTCCCTAATAATTTTTGGAATAACATAGCCACTAACTGATAAGGAGAAGCTTGCTGGGCTGTGCTTTTAGTGGTTTGTTGATACTTTTTAAGTGATGCGTGTGTCATAGACACCTCCTAGTTTACTATAGCGTTATTATAGAAAACTTGTAGAATTGAAACAATAGTTTTAGGTTTAACTCAGTTAAAATAAGTTAAGCTAAACGAAACAGAACTAAACTAAGGGTTGGTTATTTACGGTAACCGCAAGACCTTCATCTTTTGCTTTTGTATAGGCTTGTTGCAATACGTTATGAGTTATATCTTCTTCATTATTAATAACGCCGTTACCCAAGACTTCAATATTATCCCAACCACGAGCGACTAAATATTCTTCAATTTGGCTAAGTTGCTGTTCAAAAGGCATCTCCCTTGAGAACATATTAAACTCATGACGGGTTCCTTTAGTGAATTCTTCATTATCATGCATTAATTCAGCAGTACCGTTTATGATCAACATCTGACTTTCCTATTTTATAAAATATGGTTGTTAACATTCATTAATCATCTATGCTTTTTTTATGCCAATTTTTTAATTATTATATTTTGTATTTAATTCATTGATTATTAACATTTTTATATTTATACAAACTGAATGAGAAGTAATCAAGATAGATGTTAGAACCAAATTTCAACTTTTTGACAGTATTATTACAAACCAGACTGGTTAATTTGTAACGTATTTCTAGTTTATCTTTAATTAATCATTATGGATAAAATTCACTTATGAATAAACAACCTCATCTACTATTAAATTTTGATATATGACAATAAAATGACTAGTGTGCGTCAAGTTTTTGTTGCTTAAAATAAATTAATGGCTAAAATTGCCTAAAACGCTATAAACAAGACTAAAAATAGCACGTTAGCATTAACCGTGAAGAGTTAAATATGATTGATAATCCAGTAGTTACCTCAGTAGTAACAGGTCATAAACAAATATTAGTCGTTGATAACGACGCAGGTAGAAGCCAGCAACTAAGTACGGTACTTGCTTTTGTTGGAGAGCACTTTATCCATTGCTCGCAAGAGCAAGCAATCGAAAAGTTAGCTGATTGTAGTCATATTCTCACGGTAATATTAACGGGTAATGTTAGTCATGATTGCACTGCTTTAATTAAAGTTAACCCTAGCGTTCCGTTTATTCTTCATGATGTACTTGATGCCAATGAGTTAGTCGTTAACGTTAATGTCATTGGTACCCTAGCCGCACCACTTAATTATGCTCAACTTACCGAGCAAATTCACCATTGTCATCAATATCACAATAAATTACCGCGTAAAGGTAACAAACTTAGTTCTAGTGCTTTATTTCGCTCATTGGTTGGTAGCAGCGAGCCGATGGCACAAGTGCGATTTTTGATTGAGCAAGTAGCGAAAACACCTGCCAGTGTTTTAGTGCTTGGGGAGTCAGGGACAGGTAAAGAGGTTATTGCACGAAATATTCATAACTTATCTGACCGAGCAAAAGAAGCCTTTGTACCCGTTAACTGTGGTGCTATTCCAGCTGAACTTCTTGAAAGTGAATTATTTGGCCACGAAAAAGGAGCTTTCACGGGTGCTATTTCTACTCGTAAAGGTCGTTTTGAATTAGCTGAAGGCGGTACACTATTTTTAGATGAAATAGGTGATATGCCGCAACCTATGCAAGTAAAATTGCTGCGTGTTTTACAAGAGCGCACTTTTGAACGAGTAGGTGGCAGTAAGAGCATTAAAGCTAACGTTCGTATTGTTGCAGCTACTCATCAAGACTTGGAAGAAATGATCAAAGAAGGGAGTTTTAGGGAAGATTTATTCTATCGCTTGAATGTATTCCCAATAGATACTCCATCATTACGTGAGCGAAAAGAAGATATTCCACTGTTATTAAAAGAGCTGCTTACTCGCTTTGAACACGAACAAAATAAAACGGTACGCTTTACTGAAAAAGCGATAGAGTCGTTGATGGAACACCCATGGCCGGGTAATGTTCGAGAACTATCAAACTTAATTGAACGTATGTTAATTATGTACGGTGATCAAATTGTTGATGTTACCGAACTGCCTTATAAATATCAGCATGTAGATGTACAAGCTTATAATCCTGAATACCCTGAAGAGTTGCAAGAACACGATGTAATAAACGAACTTTTCGGTGGCTTTGATTATGATGACGACGACAACGATGATGAAAGTGAGCAAGGTGAATTAACGGCTGGAAGTGATATTAATGGCGTGCAAAGCTCTACTGACGCGACCTTATTACCTAGTGACGGTTTAAACTTAAAAGAACATTTAGCAGAACTTGAAGTGTCTTTAATTAATCAATCGTTAAGTAAGCATGATTATGTGGTTGCTAGGGCTGCAGAAACACTTGGCATGCGTAGAACTACGCTAGTTGAAAAAATGCGTAAATATGATTTACATAAACCAAGTGAGTAATATGACTAAGGTTAATAGTTAAGATTGATCGTTAAGGTCAATAGATTGACAGAAAATAGTAATGGATATCTACTGTTTTTATTTTAAATCATTGAATTTAAACATAAAAATAGTGGCATAGTAAATGCTTTATAGGTACTAGATAGTTTTTTTGAGTACCTATGTATGGCACAAGTTATGTCACAAGCAAACCCTACAGTAGTTCCTAGTAATGCTAGTATTAGAGAATCGAGCGCTAATGCTGCGTTTCATTCAGTTAATATTGTCGGAGCTAATAAACCTTCTTTGCTAGCGCATGAAGCGTTTCCTGGTGAATTAGCGGCATTGAGAGCACAAGCATCTCAAAGTACAAAACATAACTTTTCTCCACGTAAAATCGCCAATACGAAATACCTTCATAGCTCAACGTCAGAAAAACAGTCACTTAGTAATAATTTATTAGCAGATCAGCTAATCGAAGTGATGCCAACAGGCTTAGTTATGCTGGATGGTAATGGTATTGTGGTGAAGATAAACCAAGTTGCTAGAAACTTACTTGATGAACCAATTCTTGGCCAACCATGGTTTAATGTTATTGCTCGTTCATTCGATCCGCGTGAAGATGATTGGCATGAAATATCACTTAAAGATGGTCGCCGGGTAAAGTTAGAAATTACTAGCTTAGGCTCACAGCCTGGTCAGTTGATCATGATAACTGACCTAACCGAAACCCGTTTACTGCAAGATAAACTATCGCAAATGCAACGCCTCTCTTCGTTAGGTAAAATGGTATCAACACTCGCTCATCAAATACGTACACCTTTATCTGCCGCCATTTTATATAGCGAAAATTTATCCAACAATAAATTAGCCGAAAATTATCGGATAAAGTTTCAAGGAAAACTCAATGCGCGTTTACATGATTTAGAGCAGCAAGTGAATGATATGTTGTTATTTTCTAAAAGTGGCAAAGAACAAGTGGTTACTTCTGTAGACGTAGCAGAGCTCATTAATGATTCGGTTAATTCTATGGATGCCCTGCTAGATAAAGCGAATACAAAAGTAAAAGTACAACTGCCTGATAATGAGCTTCATATGCTCGGCAATAAAAATGCCTTAACAGGGGCCATTCAAAATTTATTACATAACTCCCTACAAGCGATAAGTAGTAATAAGATCAGCGAACCGTTGATAAATATTCAAGTTTATAGTCAAGCCAACCATTTATATTTAAGTTTTAAAGACAATGGCCCTGGTATTGACGCAGACGTTATCGATAAAATATTTCAGCCTTTTTATACCTCAAGTAGTAAAGGAACGGGCCTTGGTTTAGCGGTTGTTAAATCGGTAGTAAATGCGCATCAAGGTGAAGTGAGTCTACTTAACGAAGCTAATTCAGGCGCACACTTTGTTATTAAGTTACCTTTGCTAGAGCAGGGTAATGTGATGAAAAATAGTCCATCGGAGAGTGTTAATGACTGAACATAAAATTCTTGTTGTTGAAGATGATGCGGGTCTGCGAGAAGCGTTGATCGATACGCTTTCATTAGCCGATTACCACTGCGTTGAAGCTGATTCTGGCGAAGCTGCTTTATTGGCGTTAAAAAGCCAACATGTGGATATTGTTATCAGTGATGTACAAATGGGCGGAATGTCTGGTTTATCTTTATTAAAAAGTATAAAAAATCACCATGCTAATCTACCGGTATTATTGATGACTGCCTTTGGCACCATAGATGATGCTGTGCAAGCGATGAAAGATGGTGCTTGTAACTATATTGCTAAGCCTTTCGCTCCACAGGTGCTGCTTAATATGGTCAGCCAATATATTCCGCCACAAGTCGTTAATAAAAATGATCCGATTGTTGCAGATAAACGTTCATTAGAATTACTTACCTTGGCGAAAAAAGTCGCTAGCACAGATGCATCTGTGATGATCCTCGGTCCAAGTGGCTCAGGTAAAGAAGTGTTAGCGCAGTACGTTCATAATCACTCGAAACGAAGCACACAAGCTTTTATTGCGATTAATTGTGCAGCCATTCCTGAAAATATGCTTGAAGCCACATTATTTGGTTATGAAAAAGGCGCTTTTACGGGCGCAATTCAAGCCTGTCCAGGAAAGTTTGAACAAGCGCAAGGAGGCACCATTTTACTTGATGAAATTACCGAAATGGATTTGGGCTTACAAGCTAAAATATTACGAGTATTACAAGAACGTGAAGTAGAGCGTTTAGGCGGACGAAAAACGATAAGCCTTGATGTCCGCGTTATTGCTACCAGTAATCGAGACTTAAAAGTTGCCGTAAATGATGGAGTCTTTCGTGAAGATCTTTATTATCGCCTTAATGTCTTTCCGCTTTCTTGGTTACCGTTAGCTCAGCGAGTTGATGATATCTTTGTTTTAGCACAACATTTAGTTTCTCTACATTGTCAAAAAAATGGCGATAGCATCCCTGAATTCTCAGGTGCAGCGCGCAGTAAACTTAATGCATATCATTGGCCTGGTAATGTTCGTGAATTAGATAATGTTATTCAAAGAGCGCTCATTTTGCATGCCGATCAGATTATTGATGCAGGAGACTTACTGATTGAAAACTTTGATACAGCATTGGTTGTAGAGCCTGAACAGGTCACTAATAAGGATGATAAACTCGGCAGTGAGCTAAAATTGCAAGAGCATCAGATTATTCTAGATACCTTACAAGCTTGCCATGGCAGTCGAAAAGACGTAGCAGAGCGCTTAGGAATAAGTCCACGTACGCTACGTTATAAAATTGCGAAAATGCGTGATTCAGGTATTGAAATACCAGCCTAATTAACGGCTAAATCATATTTATCATTCTTCTAAATTAACTCTATTACGACTACTCCTGGTTATCATTCACGATAACCAGGAAGTTTATAAGCCTTCCCATAATCTTCTGAATATCACTTCAAAGCCTAAATATTTTCTTTTGGCACTATGCTTGCAACCTCACTGTTATATATTGTTTAAAGTTAAATAATTGACAAAAGTGAGCGCCCTATGGATATCAAAAGTAACTCTCTATACAGCCAAATGCAAAACATGTCGCTACAGGCCATGGGCAATAAGCCACCAGCAATTGATGTTGATGTTATAAACGGTACTGCAAGCAATAGCGTTGGCAAAATCAATGAATCTACCAGTAATTTTGGCGATATGCTTACCGATGCACTCAAGAGCGTCAATGATTTACAAACAGAGTCTGGCGAAAAGAAAAGGGCTTTTGAAATGGGCGATAGTAACGTTACGCTTGCTGAAGTAATGATTGCTTCTTCTAAATCAGGTATCGCTTTGGATGCAACCGTGCAAATACGAAACAAATTTGTTGAAGCCTATAAAGAAATAATGAGCATGCCAGTTTAATTTAGTTGGCCTAAACGCAACAATAGCCTCGTTACTTTCAATCGCCATAGGCGAGCTATGTCTCATTCAAGTGCCTTGCTCTTGATGGTTTATCCTCAACTAAATAATTGTATTTAAGTCATAGTATTATAGGTATCATGCGTCAATAAAATGCCTTGATATAAAAAACAGTACAGCGGAGAAGTAAAGTGTCTGATACAAACGCAATGGTTGCAGCTGATAGTAGTGGCGATATGATCGCCAGTGAAGCTGAAGGTGCGGGGATAGGTGAGCAAAAATCAGGTTTCGCTGCCTCATTAGGTAGTGTTGATATTTTACGACAGGTTACCATAGTGGTTGCATTGGCTATTTGTTTAGCTATTGCGGTATTTGTTATTATGCTCGCTAATGAACCTGAATACCGTGTTATTTCAAAATTACCTACTAAGCAGTTAATTACTACCATGGACTTTCTTGATGCCAATCAAGTGGAATATCAACAAGAAAACAATACTATTTCAGTCCCTGCAGATGAATATCAAAATGTGAAATTATTGTTAGCTCGAGAGGGGTTAACAGACGAGCCTTCACAAGGTGAAGATATTTTAATGAAAGATATGGGCTTTGGTGTTAGTCAGCGACTAGAGCGTGAAAGATTAAAATTTGGCAGAGAGCAGCAAATTGCTAAAACAATAGAACAGTTAAAAAGCATAAGTCGAGCTAAAGTACTCCTGGCTATTCCCCGTGAAAATATATTTGCCCGTCGAGAAAAAAATCCATCTGCGACAGTAGTGCTTACCATGCAGCGCGGTAAAATTCTTTCAGAAGAAGAAGTTGATGCTGTTGTTGATATTGTTGCCTCAGCAGTACAAGGTTTAACGCCTAATCGTGTCACCGTGACTGATCAAAATGGGCGCTTACTTAATTCAGGCTCACAAGACTCTATTTCATCTCGCTCAAGAAAAGAGTTTGAGATTGAACAAAAACGTGAACAAGAATACATGGAGAAAATTGACAGTATTCTTATTCCTGTTGTTGGTTTAGGCAACTATACTGCGCAAGTTGATATCACCATGGACTTTACCAATGTTGAAGAAACACAGCGTCGTTACAATTCAGATTTACCCGCGCTGCGTAGTGAAATGAGCGTTGAAAGCACTAATATTGGTGGTGCATTAGGCGGAATTCCAGGCGCCTTAACAAATCAGCCACCGATTGCCTCTGCTATTCCTGAAGATGCAACGGGTGGACAAAAGAGAAGCATGCCAAGCAGAAAGCATTCTGAGTCGACTAAAAACTATGAACTTGATGAAGCAATCAGCCATACTAAGCAGCAAGCTGGCGTTGTAAGACGTGTTAGCGTATCGGTAGCCCTCGATTATGTCGCAGGCGTTGCAACAACTCCCGTTGAAGGCGGAGCAAATACTCCCGCAGCAACTTTTGCACCACGCTCTGCAGGAGAAACAGCCAGTATTCGTCGTCTATTACAAGGTAGTATTGGTTTTGATTTGCAGCGTGGTGATGTTTTAGAAGTAGTAACCATTCCCTTTAATCGTCCAGATTACGGCGTAGTAGCTGAGATACCTATTTGGCAGCAACCTTGGTTTATTAAAGTACTCAAATTAGTCTTGGGCGCTTTAGTTATTATCGTGCTAATTCTAGCCGTTGTTCGCCCAATGCTGAAACGTTTAATCTACCCAGAGCAAACACCAGATGATTATGGTGATAAATCACTTGATGGTCATATTGATTTAGGTGATGAAACCATGGATATGTTGACGTCTGATTTTGACGCTGGCGCAGTCGGTTTTGCAGCAGATGGCAGTTTACAATTACCTGATCTTCATCGAGATGAAGATGTATTAAAAGCGGTTCGAGCGTTAGTCGCCAATGAGCCAGAATTATCATCGCAAGTAGTTAAAAGTTGGTTGAACGAAGATGAGTGATGAAACAGAA
The DNA window shown above is from Colwellia psychrerythraea 34H and carries:
- a CDS encoding flagellin, with amino-acid sequence MAISVITNTSSLNAQRNLTKSGAGLQQSMERLSSGMRINSAKDDAAGLQIANRLTSQINGLGVAQRNANDGISIAQTAEGAMQASTDILQRMRELALQSANGSNSDDDRAAMQKEVTALSSELTRISETTSFGGQQLLDGSFGSKNFQVGSNANETISFTLTSTAAADIGSDNSAVTGAISFTGFGGAIDATAGTAGLTGESLDVAVNGTTTTVALTDDMSAADLATSLNSVSGLSGVTASTEALINITAMGDTADTVTLSIDGNDIGAYTFDGGSTAQDETDLAAMINTDANMVTAGITATVNANNEISIVKADGSELSIEVTDITSSTANVTSITIDAADSAGTNAATGTVTATANNTSASVAAQFITGTVDFSAATVEGDTASLTIGTTTGNTTVSAAASTLAIGASTFSSIEEVSLLTEDGSQSAISVIDGALAAIDSQRADLGAVQNRFGHTISNLANIQENVSASRSRIQDTDFATETAQMTKNQILQQAGTSILAQANQLPQAALSLIG
- a CDS encoding flagellar protein FlaG gives rise to the protein MNAIESSTDLSLTSLTPEFKKPNESTKVTDDSSVNKLVESVNEQPKTSVNEQINNDNETPLSPKQLEKVAQQLQDFVGEMNRGLEFSVDKDSGRDVIKVIDKTSGDLVKQYPSEEVLTLVAKLSDSVGGFIDAKV
- the fliD gene encoding flagellar filament capping protein FliD, which translates into the protein MPDLTFTGIGSGLKVSEIVNAIVGAEKAPFISRANKQQAEMTTDISAIGALKSALESVESSISSLADADNYQLRTASGADSFVGLSASKDAQIGNYSVKVDVLSQSHKLMSGAMAEDEQVGEGTLNIAVAETNFNIAVSASDTLSDIRDAINDSDDNESVIATIVTDDAGQHLIMTSKETGVANAITTTVTDLDDNNNVDGLVGLSRLAYDVSDPDDSLHIKNLTQIDEAVDAQITIDGTLVVTSSTNEFKNVIDGVDITAKKMHDVDDNDDVSRISFKENNGNIKSGLEGFVKSYNELQVLSKQLGAAGESGSGPLAGDSLLRGVMGKLRQQFSQAFDMGNGNSMSLSQLGVESDQYGVLSLDTETLNEYIDSDVAGVQQFFVGTDSENGFASSLEELTGFYTDTDGVIQNRIDSGTSQLDRLDDDYLAFERRMDSLEARLFKQYNAMDLIVANLNSTSSFLLAQLDNMPGVVRKDN
- the fliS gene encoding flagellar export chaperone FliS → MTHASLKKYQQTTKSTAQQASPYQLVAMLFQKLLGNIATAKGAISQSNFEKKGTELSNAIAIIGVLEGSLDFKQGGEVSENLAALYRFCSEQLLVASTNNDPAKLEEVIQILLPIKAGWDSIPLETQGQVSF
- a CDS encoding sigma-54 interaction domain-containing protein; protein product: MIDNPVVTSVVTGHKQILVVDNDAGRSQQLSTVLAFVGEHFIHCSQEQAIEKLADCSHILTVILTGNVSHDCTALIKVNPSVPFILHDVLDANELVVNVNVIGTLAAPLNYAQLTEQIHHCHQYHNKLPRKGNKLSSSALFRSLVGSSEPMAQVRFLIEQVAKTPASVLVLGESGTGKEVIARNIHNLSDRAKEAFVPVNCGAIPAELLESELFGHEKGAFTGAISTRKGRFELAEGGTLFLDEIGDMPQPMQVKLLRVLQERTFERVGGSKSIKANVRIVAATHQDLEEMIKEGSFREDLFYRLNVFPIDTPSLRERKEDIPLLLKELLTRFEHEQNKTVRFTEKAIESLMEHPWPGNVRELSNLIERMLIMYGDQIVDVTELPYKYQHVDVQAYNPEYPEELQEHDVINELFGGFDYDDDDNDDESEQGELTAGSDINGVQSSTDATLLPSDGLNLKEHLAELEVSLINQSLSKHDYVVARAAETLGMRRTTLVEKMRKYDLHKPSE
- a CDS encoding sensor histidine kinase, with the translated sequence MSQANPTVVPSNASIRESSANAAFHSVNIVGANKPSLLAHEAFPGELAALRAQASQSTKHNFSPRKIANTKYLHSSTSEKQSLSNNLLADQLIEVMPTGLVMLDGNGIVVKINQVARNLLDEPILGQPWFNVIARSFDPREDDWHEISLKDGRRVKLEITSLGSQPGQLIMITDLTETRLLQDKLSQMQRLSSLGKMVSTLAHQIRTPLSAAILYSENLSNNKLAENYRIKFQGKLNARLHDLEQQVNDMLLFSKSGKEQVVTSVDVAELINDSVNSMDALLDKANTKVKVQLPDNELHMLGNKNALTGAIQNLLHNSLQAISSNKISEPLINIQVYSQANHLYLSFKDNGPGIDADVIDKIFQPFYTSSSKGTGLGLAVVKSVVNAHQGEVSLLNEANSGAHFVIKLPLLEQGNVMKNSPSESVND
- a CDS encoding sigma-54-dependent transcriptional regulator, whose product is MTEHKILVVEDDAGLREALIDTLSLADYHCVEADSGEAALLALKSQHVDIVISDVQMGGMSGLSLLKSIKNHHANLPVLLMTAFGTIDDAVQAMKDGACNYIAKPFAPQVLLNMVSQYIPPQVVNKNDPIVADKRSLELLTLAKKVASTDASVMILGPSGSGKEVLAQYVHNHSKRSTQAFIAINCAAIPENMLEATLFGYEKGAFTGAIQACPGKFEQAQGGTILLDEITEMDLGLQAKILRVLQEREVERLGGRKTISLDVRVIATSNRDLKVAVNDGVFREDLYYRLNVFPLSWLPLAQRVDDIFVLAQHLVSLHCQKNGDSIPEFSGAARSKLNAYHWPGNVRELDNVIQRALILHADQIIDAGDLLIENFDTALVVEPEQVTNKDDKLGSELKLQEHQIILDTLQACHGSRKDVAERLGISPRTLRYKIAKMRDSGIEIPA
- the fliE gene encoding flagellar hook-basal body complex protein FliE; this translates as MDIKSNSLYSQMQNMSLQAMGNKPPAIDVDVINGTASNSVGKINESTSNFGDMLTDALKSVNDLQTESGEKKRAFEMGDSNVTLAEVMIASSKSGIALDATVQIRNKFVEAYKEIMSMPV